Part of the Thermofilaceae archaeon genome is shown below.
GGGCGCAGGACACCGGGAGGACCAGCTTAACGCCTTCGCACTCGAGAGCCACTGGGTCCAGGTAGAAGTGGAAGGGCATCAGGTAATCGACGCCAGCCTCAACGGCGATGCGGACCGCGTCGCGGAGCGTCGAGTGGCCGTGCTCGTGCGCCAGCTCCTCGCTCGCCAATCCTCCACCAACCTCGTGCACCAGCAGCTTGCAGCCCCTCGCCAGCTCGATTATCAATCGGCAGGGCCTCGTGTCACCGCTGAAAGCGACGGCCAAGCCGCCCACCTCCACCCTGAAGGCGAGAGAGGGAACAGTGTGGTCTGCAGCGACCGCGTAAACCCTCACCCCTCCCTCCTCAAAGGCGAGAGCTGGGGCAGCGGGAGGCTCGAGAAGGTTGAGCTCAAGCACCTCCAGGTAGTGCGGGATCCCAACCGAGGCGAAGAGCGAGCGCAAATCAATGTCGGAGGGGCCGATCACCCTCAACCTCGCACCAGAGCGCCTAGCGTGCATCGCGAGCGTCGGCAAACCCAGAGCATGGTCCCCGTGCTTGTGCGTGACGAGCACCAAGTCGAGATCCGTAACCTCAAACCCACACCTCCTCAGCGCAGCGTAAACCCCTTCGCCCGCGTCAACCAGCAGCCTCAGCCCCCCAGCCTCAACCAGCAGCGAGGGAGGCCCCAACGCGGGGTCAGAAACCCAGCCCCCACAGCCCAGAGGCCTCACAATCAACCCGGCCACGAGCTCTCACTGCTCTAGCGTATAAGTGCCTCTATTTGCCATTTTTGCTGAAAACCCTATGTTTAGATCAAAAATGGCGAAAAACATAAGTACCTGGACGTAATACCCCTTATGATGAAAACCTGGGCTAAGACAATTAAGACTGCAATAAGGCTGTACAGATGGAAGCTCTTGATGCTTACCCTAGCGCTGGCACTTCTGATTTTCACAAAACGCTACGTAATTGCTACTGAACTA
Proteins encoded:
- a CDS encoding MBL fold metallo-hydrolase codes for the protein MAGLIVRPLGCGGWVSDPALGPPSLLVEAGGLRLLVDAGEGVYAALRRCGFEVTDLDLVLVTHKHGDHALGLPTLAMHARRSGARLRVIGPSDIDLRSLFASVGIPHYLEVLELNLLEPPAAPALAFEEGGVRVYAVAADHTVPSLAFRVEVGGLAVAFSGDTRPCRLIIELARGCKLLVHEVGGGLASEELAHEHGHSTLRDAVRIAVEAGVDYLMPFHFYLDPVALECEGVKLVLPVSCAPVDVAKLP